A stretch of the Desulfobacter sp. genome encodes the following:
- a CDS encoding PLP-dependent aminotransferase family protein, translating into MGQAQVHIPENMIHLGLGQPGIDLLPLDLIQKASATLTAQKDASFLAYGAARGNPGIRQSLARFLTGHTPVGVDLSRLMVTNGNSQALDLICTLFSTPGDKVLVEAPTYFLALNIFADHGLTPVPLPMDEQGLIPAALEEAIKTNCPAFLYTIPFFHNPSSVTLSLERQEDLATISADHDLKLVSDEVYEFLYFDAPPPPSLGRYHDQCPVMALGSFSKILAPGLRLGWVHANAGILKKLSGAGLLRSGGGVNPLASAVVDQLIRQGDLAPHIKGLRQTFEQRCNALCRELKRVLPRTARFKTPLGGYFVWIQFPDTVDCRRLRPMAQARGVDFYPGCFFSPRGQFSSRMRLSFALYDETTLVQGAGRLGRAIQEVYPGLY; encoded by the coding sequence ATGGGCCAGGCCCAGGTTCACATTCCTGAGAATATGATTCACCTGGGCCTGGGGCAGCCGGGAATCGATCTACTGCCCCTGGATCTGATTCAAAAGGCCTCTGCAACATTAACCGCCCAAAAGGATGCCTCATTTCTGGCCTATGGGGCTGCCCGGGGAAATCCCGGGATAAGACAGAGCCTGGCCCGGTTTTTAACCGGTCATACCCCCGTGGGTGTGGACCTGTCCAGGCTCATGGTCACCAATGGAAATTCCCAGGCCCTGGATTTGATCTGCACCCTGTTTTCAACCCCCGGGGACAAGGTGCTGGTGGAGGCCCCTACCTATTTTCTGGCCTTGAATATATTTGCCGACCACGGCCTGACCCCTGTTCCCCTGCCCATGGATGAACAGGGCCTGATCCCGGCAGCCCTGGAAGAGGCAATTAAAACCAACTGCCCGGCCTTTTTATACACCATTCCGTTTTTTCACAATCCCTCTTCTGTGACCCTTTCCCTTGAACGCCAGGAAGATCTGGCAACGATCAGTGCAGACCACGATTTAAAGCTGGTTTCGGATGAGGTTTATGAGTTTCTTTATTTTGACGCTCCCCCTCCGCCTTCTTTGGGCCGGTATCATGACCAATGTCCGGTTATGGCTTTGGGGTCTTTTTCAAAAATTCTGGCCCCGGGTCTGCGCCTGGGCTGGGTCCATGCCAATGCCGGTATTTTAAAAAAGCTCTCCGGGGCGGGATTGCTTAGAAGCGGGGGCGGGGTGAATCCTCTGGCCTCGGCAGTGGTGGACCAATTGATCCGGCAGGGGGACCTGGCCCCGCATATTAAAGGGTTAAGACAGACCTTTGAACAACGGTGTAACGCCTTGTGCCGAGAACTGAAACGCGTTCTACCCCGGACGGCTCGGTTCAAGACCCCTTTGGGCGGGTATTTTGTCTGGATACAATTTCCCGATACTGTGGATTGCCGACGGTTGAGGCCCATGGCCCAAGCCCGGGGGGTGGATTTTTATCCGGGCTGTTTTTTTTCTCCTAGAGGGCAGTTTTCATCCCGGATGCGCCTCTCATTTGCCCTATACGATGAAACCACCCTTGTCCAGGGGGCGGGCCGTCTGGGCAGGGCAATACAAGAGGTATATCCCGGCCTTTATTAA
- a CDS encoding IS4 family transposase, whose amino-acid sequence MTHISVPKKQLRSLNFDNFRCPLIKSLSKAPELQSRGDRPLKMTFEDQINALVYFHLQEHKSARHLIQDLKENVFAKENIAPDGGISRSSFCEAINHRGLEQLQFIFEDLYKQALECHPGEHAELGELVSIDGSLINAVLSMHWANYRKGSKKAKVHCGFDINHGIPNKIFLTEGNGAERTFVPKILSKGQTGVMDRGYQSHKEFDLLQEQGKHFVCRIKTRTTRTIIDNHETPSDSYIFYDALVKLGTPNQNQTKRPVRVVGYKIAGVKYYVATDRHDLTAEQIATIYKLRWTIEDFFKWWKEHLKVYHLIARSEYGLMVQILGGLITYLLLAIHCQKQFNEKVTIKRVRQLRTAILNDLFGCEEQGSHSSNRDNIVKDQKIIEQAKT is encoded by the coding sequence ATGACGCACATCTCAGTCCCTAAAAAACAACTACGGTCCCTGAACTTTGACAATTTCAGGTGCCCTCTGATAAAGTCACTTTCAAAAGCACCGGAATTACAATCTCGAGGAGACCGCCCTTTAAAAATGACATTCGAAGACCAGATAAATGCTTTGGTTTATTTCCATCTTCAGGAGCACAAGTCTGCCCGACATTTAATTCAGGATCTCAAGGAGAATGTTTTTGCTAAAGAAAATATTGCGCCAGACGGTGGTATCAGCCGTAGTAGTTTCTGTGAAGCCATCAATCACAGGGGACTCGAACAACTGCAATTTATCTTTGAGGATCTTTATAAACAGGCTCTTGAGTGTCATCCGGGTGAACACGCCGAGTTAGGAGAGTTGGTTTCCATTGACGGTAGTCTCATAAATGCAGTCCTTTCAATGCACTGGGCGAACTACAGAAAAGGAAGTAAAAAAGCCAAAGTACATTGCGGATTTGACATTAATCACGGAATCCCAAACAAAATCTTTTTGACTGAAGGCAACGGCGCTGAACGCACTTTTGTTCCCAAAATACTTTCCAAGGGGCAAACAGGTGTTATGGATCGTGGATATCAATCCCATAAAGAATTTGACCTGCTTCAGGAGCAAGGCAAACATTTTGTCTGCCGTATAAAAACCAGGACAACAAGAACAATTATTGATAACCACGAGACCCCTTCCGACAGCTACATTTTTTATGATGCACTGGTTAAACTTGGTACTCCGAATCAAAACCAGACGAAAAGGCCTGTTCGGGTTGTTGGCTATAAAATTGCTGGCGTCAAATACTATGTGGCAACTGACAGGCATGATTTAACAGCGGAACAAATAGCAACAATTTATAAACTCCGGTGGACCATTGAGGATTTTTTCAAATGGTGGAAAGAACATCTGAAGGTATATCATCTCATTGCCCGCAGTGAATACGGCCTTATGGTTCAGATTCTTGGCGGCCTTATCACTTACCTGTTACTGGCAATCCATTGCCAAAAACAGTTTAATGAAAAGGTCACGATCAAAAGAGTTCGGCAGCTGCGAACCGCCATTCTAAATGACCTGTTTGGCTGCGAGGAGCAGGGCTCTCATAGTTCAAACAGGGACAATATTGTCAAAGATCAAAAAATTATTGAGCAAGCAAAAACCTAA
- a CDS encoding amidase — protein MTGTTEPLVSGPTRNPWHLGHSTGGSSGGSAALVATGVVPIAHGNDGGGSIRIPASCCGLVGLKPSPGRLPNRDGADKMPINLVSHGILSRTARDTAAFYAGAEKYCSHHKLPEIGEVRHPGKQRLRIALITEAPHFSPDNANGVDQVIKAGKICEALGHRVEQIPFPFHKQVMDDFFFYWAALAFSFHHFGHKITGTPIDKSKLERFTLGLSRYYRNNILKTPFVIRRLRKFAHTYDRFFKKYDILLSLTASDASPQLGYLSTTLEFDIAFERLKKFIPFTAYQNLAGAPAISLPLGKGRQGLPLGIQFAAAYGRDKRLLQLAFEMEEAMPWSRL, from the coding sequence TTGACGGGGACAACAGAACCCCTTGTCAGCGGTCCCACCCGCAACCCATGGCACCTGGGTCACTCAACAGGCGGTTCTTCGGGGGGGTCAGCCGCACTGGTTGCGACCGGGGTAGTTCCCATTGCCCATGGAAATGACGGGGGAGGCTCAATCCGGATTCCCGCCTCATGCTGCGGACTGGTCGGGCTGAAGCCTTCCCCGGGGCGGCTACCCAACAGGGACGGCGCTGATAAAATGCCGATAAATCTGGTCAGCCACGGCATTCTGAGCCGGACGGCCCGTGATACCGCGGCATTTTACGCCGGGGCTGAAAAATATTGTTCCCATCACAAATTACCAGAAATCGGTGAGGTAAGGCATCCGGGAAAACAACGGCTGCGTATTGCATTGATTACGGAGGCCCCCCATTTTTCACCGGACAACGCCAACGGGGTTGACCAGGTCATCAAGGCGGGAAAGATTTGCGAGGCGCTCGGTCACAGGGTTGAACAAATTCCATTTCCCTTTCATAAACAGGTAATGGATGATTTTTTCTTTTATTGGGCTGCCCTGGCGTTTTCATTTCATCATTTCGGGCATAAGATCACCGGGACCCCCATAGACAAAAGCAAGCTTGAAAGATTTACACTGGGGCTGAGCCGTTATTACCGGAACAATATTCTAAAAACGCCATTTGTGATCAGGCGGTTGCGCAAATTCGCCCACACCTATGACCGTTTTTTTAAAAAATATGATATTCTCCTCTCTTTGACAGCCTCGGACGCGTCCCCCCAATTGGGCTATCTGAGTACAACACTGGAGTTTGATATTGCATTTGAACGGCTGAAAAAATTCATCCCCTTTACCGCGTATCAGAATTTAGCCGGCGCCCCGGCCATTTCATTACCCCTGGGAAAGGGCAGGCAGGGGTTGCCCCTGGGAATTCAATTTGCCGCAGCCTATGGCCGGGACAAGCGGCTGCTTCAGCTCGCCTTTGAGATGGAAGAAGCCATGCCGTGGTCCCGGCTATAA
- a CDS encoding ABC transporter substrate-binding protein: MSIRKKTMMTLGIMVLVLALVPLAQAGNRLNYRLKWLFNTSVAGDIMADAGGFFAREGLDVRVKEGGPEKNAIKELELGYADFGVASADQVIRALDKGADVVVLAQLFQVNPMQWIYRADQPEILRLKDLKNRHIGVTYGGNDETIMNTLLAKAGLTHKDVRISSVRFDFTPFLKKEVDIWPVYRNSQGVILEDKLAREGEGVKFFNPGDFGVNFVANSVVTSGKAMQERPDQVKAFLKALLGAWEFAMDPANEAQVLAQVKKRDKGSQDDIRQKQLAATRVLIKPFAQLKIGTIDTHAWKQTEGIMAGENQIKHPVNVEGRLVGQTLIKEL; the protein is encoded by the coding sequence ATGAGTATCAGAAAAAAAACAATGATGACCCTGGGAATTATGGTCCTGGTCCTGGCCCTGGTGCCTTTGGCCCAGGCAGGAAACCGGCTGAATTACCGCCTTAAATGGTTGTTTAACACCAGCGTGGCTGGAGATATCATGGCCGATGCCGGCGGATTTTTTGCCCGGGAAGGCCTGGATGTCCGGGTCAAGGAAGGGGGCCCTGAAAAAAACGCCATCAAAGAACTGGAACTGGGGTATGCTGATTTTGGCGTGGCCTCTGCCGACCAGGTGATCCGGGCCCTGGACAAGGGGGCGGATGTGGTGGTTCTGGCCCAGCTCTTCCAGGTCAATCCCATGCAGTGGATCTACCGGGCAGACCAGCCCGAGATTCTCAGGCTCAAGGATTTGAAAAACAGGCATATCGGGGTGACCTATGGGGGCAACGACGAGACCATCATGAATACCCTTTTGGCCAAAGCAGGCCTCACCCACAAGGATGTCCGGATTTCCAGCGTACGGTTTGATTTCACCCCTTTTTTGAAAAAAGAGGTGGACATCTGGCCGGTGTACAGAAATTCCCAGGGCGTGATCCTGGAAGACAAGCTGGCCAGGGAAGGCGAAGGGGTGAAATTTTTCAATCCCGGTGATTTCGGGGTGAATTTTGTGGCCAATTCCGTGGTCACTTCGGGCAAGGCCATGCAAGAGAGGCCTGATCAGGTCAAGGCCTTTTTAAAGGCCCTTTTAGGGGCATGGGAATTTGCCATGGATCCGGCCAATGAAGCCCAGGTCCTGGCCCAGGTCAAAAAAAGGGACAAGGGCAGCCAGGATGATATCAGGCAAAAACAGCTGGCCGCCACACGGGTGCTGATCAAACCCTTTGCCCAGCTGAAAATAGGCACCATTGATACCCATGCCTGGAAACAGACCGAAGGTATCATGGCCGGGGAAAACCAGATTAAACACCCGGTAAATGTGGAGGGCCGCCTGGTAGGGCAAACCCTGATAAAGGAGCTCTGA
- a CDS encoding succinate CoA transferase, producing the protein MKINGYPILSNREVTALINHGDTIAFSGFTPAGGAKAVPAMLADHARAEQAKGRQFRLRVLTGASSGDYIDNDLAAANAISWRAPYQGGRVLRDQINRQEVEYVDMHLSHMAQTVGAGFFGKVDVAVVEATEITRDGRVFLSASIGASPTWLACADKVIIEINHRHSPRLRELADIFIIPPPPRRSPINVHDPLTKIGWPYAQVDPAKVVGVVENDEPDQVETFGSEDEVSQKIAGHVIDFLLAEKAAKRIPPEFFPLQAGVGNTANAVLAGLGRHPDIPPFYMYSEVFQDAMMDLIDAGKLLGASATALTIVPDKLEQLTDNMDFYAQKIVLRPQEISNHPGIIRRLGVIALNTALEMDIYGNVNSSHVLGTHIMNGVGGSGEFARNSHLSIFMTPSIARGGKISAVVPMTPHVDNNEHSVQVVVTEQGLADLRGLGPLERAEKIINTCAHPAFIPYLHRYIENSTCGHICHDLSDCFELHRNFKAYGAMLPDL; encoded by the coding sequence GTGAAGATAAACGGATATCCAATACTATCAAACCGGGAAGTGACCGCCCTGATTAACCACGGGGATACCATTGCATTTTCCGGATTTACCCCGGCAGGCGGCGCCAAGGCAGTGCCTGCCATGCTGGCAGACCATGCCAGGGCTGAGCAGGCAAAGGGACGGCAGTTCCGGCTCAGGGTCCTGACCGGTGCCTCTTCCGGGGACTATATTGACAATGACCTGGCAGCGGCCAATGCCATTTCCTGGCGGGCCCCCTACCAGGGCGGCCGGGTGCTCAGGGACCAGATCAACCGCCAGGAGGTGGAATATGTGGACATGCATCTTTCCCACATGGCCCAGACCGTTGGGGCCGGGTTTTTCGGGAAGGTGGATGTGGCGGTTGTGGAGGCCACCGAGATCACCAGGGACGGGCGGGTGTTTTTATCCGCCTCCATTGGGGCCTCCCCCACCTGGCTGGCCTGTGCGGACAAGGTGATCATCGAGATCAACCATCGCCATTCTCCCAGGCTTCGGGAACTGGCTGATATTTTTATCATCCCACCCCCGCCCCGGCGCAGTCCCATTAATGTGCACGATCCCTTGACCAAGATCGGCTGGCCCTATGCCCAGGTGGACCCCGCAAAAGTGGTGGGCGTTGTGGAAAATGACGAGCCTGACCAGGTGGAAACCTTTGGCAGTGAAGACGAGGTCAGCCAGAAGATTGCCGGACATGTGATTGACTTCCTTTTGGCGGAAAAGGCGGCCAAACGAATTCCTCCTGAATTTTTTCCCCTCCAGGCCGGGGTGGGCAATACGGCCAATGCGGTCCTGGCCGGGCTGGGCCGCCATCCTGACATTCCGCCCTTTTACATGTATTCGGAAGTCTTCCAGGATGCCATGATGGATCTCATTGATGCGGGCAAGCTCCTTGGGGCCTCTGCCACAGCCCTGACCATTGTCCCGGACAAGCTTGAACAGCTGACCGACAACATGGACTTTTATGCCCAAAAAATCGTGCTCAGGCCCCAGGAAATCTCCAACCACCCCGGCATTATTCGGCGGCTGGGGGTGATTGCTCTGAACACGGCGCTGGAGATGGATATTTACGGGAATGTCAACTCCTCCCATGTTTTGGGGACCCATATCATGAACGGGGTGGGCGGCAGCGGGGAGTTTGCCCGGAACTCCCATCTTTCCATTTTCATGACCCCCTCCATTGCCAGGGGCGGTAAGATTTCAGCGGTGGTCCCCATGACCCCCCATGTGGACAACAATGAGCATTCAGTCCAGGTGGTGGTGACCGAACAGGGCCTTGCAGACTTAAGGGGACTTGGTCCACTGGAGCGGGCCGAAAAAATTATCAATACCTGTGCCCACCCGGCGTTTATACCTTATCTGCACCGGTACATTGAAAACAGTACCTGCGGTCATATCTGCCATGATCTCAGTGATTGTTTTGAATTGCACAGGAATTTCAAGGCATACGGCGCCATGCTGCCGGACCTATAA
- a CDS encoding DUF4214 domain-containing protein, whose translation MDIGNLTGKISYHYLPVNLNRQTAPKAPVQTPHPPKASSPAPSVASLNANDDTFVRSLYYSILDRQPDKAGVRHWKQLLDQGQSRTWVITQFFKSFEYTNRHKNNTEYVRDLYQGVLGRQPDPGGLAHWVNRLNSGSSRQSVLNGFLNSKEYHSRTSKG comes from the coding sequence GTGGATATCGGAAACTTAACAGGGAAAATTAGTTATCATTATCTGCCTGTGAATTTAAACAGGCAAACGGCCCCAAAGGCCCCGGTGCAGACACCTCACCCCCCAAAAGCGTCATCCCCTGCACCATCGGTTGCAAGCTTAAATGCCAACGATGACACCTTTGTTCGTTCTCTGTATTATTCAATCTTGGACAGACAGCCTGACAAGGCAGGGGTTCGGCATTGGAAACAATTGCTTGACCAGGGACAAAGCCGGACATGGGTGATCACTCAATTTTTCAAATCTTTTGAATATACGAATAGACATAAAAATAATACCGAATATGTAAGGGACCTGTACCAGGGCGTTTTAGGGAGACAGCCTGATCCCGGCGGGCTCGCCCATTGGGTGAACCGCCTTAACTCAGGAAGCAGCCGGCAATCTGTTTTAAATGGATTTTTAAATTCAAAGGAATATCACAGCAGGACATCAAAGGGGTGA
- a CDS encoding ATP-binding cassette domain-containing protein, with amino-acid sequence MRFECNSLTFTYPGADKPVLEDLSFSMNTPGFNAVFGPSGAGKTSFARLVAGSGKEDCLGFHGISTVLYSYNQERLPGWSSTGSHLDKVCAADKQRLKSELIQIFRLESLMGSRFSQLSMGQQNRMNLIRYLIQDFDLLILDESLANVDEALREIIILAMKRMFPDKLFLYISHNLLEVARFCREILILGTSDRGSLIVQGQDYAQGYELDKKSLNRTMLEIMNAV; translated from the coding sequence ATGCGTTTTGAGTGCAACAGCCTGACCTTTACATATCCCGGCGCAGACAAGCCCGTGCTGGAAGATTTGAGTTTTTCCATGAATACCCCCGGGTTTAATGCGGTGTTCGGCCCTTCGGGTGCAGGGAAAACCTCTTTTGCCCGCCTGGTGGCAGGAAGTGGAAAAGAAGATTGCCTGGGGTTTCACGGGATTTCAACCGTGCTGTATTCCTATAATCAGGAACGGCTCCCCGGCTGGTCCAGTACCGGCAGTCATCTGGACAAGGTCTGTGCTGCGGACAAACAAAGACTTAAATCCGAGCTTATTCAAATATTCAGGTTGGAATCCCTGATGGGATCCAGGTTTTCCCAGCTTTCCATGGGTCAGCAGAATCGGATGAACCTCATCCGTTATTTGATCCAGGATTTTGACCTGCTCATTTTGGATGAAAGCCTGGCCAATGTAGATGAAGCCCTCAGGGAAATTATTATCCTGGCCATGAAGCGTATGTTTCCGGACAAGCTCTTTCTCTATATTTCCCACAATCTTCTGGAAGTGGCCCGGTTCTGCCGGGAGATTTTGATCCTGGGGACCTCGGACCGGGGGAGTCTGATTGTTCAGGGGCAGGATTATGCCCAGGGATATGAACTGGATAAAAAGTCCCTGAACAGGACCATGCTGGAGATCATGAATGCTGTTTAG
- a CDS encoding ABC transporter permease subunit — MLFRRIYQFFIVYILGLAGLLAIKYTTGLSDYVIPGLDLVGETALRMAGEYFFDVLNTLSVTILGQFISIAMAFTVGILGRKSSWAGSFIKVMAYNIQAYPIVALAPIIFILLGDGFLSRLLIASMICYFPLLLSVLGIMASPIKDIEHFYIATGRMRWQLEVKIRAFENLSKLATVIAGSATLAMAGTIVAEFIAADAGIGYSIRIALYQSDLAGILVALFMIGIVISVYQGMLESLGEQMKTKWSAPKGGDLL; from the coding sequence ATGCTGTTTAGACGGATTTACCAATTTTTTATTGTTTATATCCTGGGCCTTGCAGGGCTTTTGGCCATCAAGTACACCACCGGGCTGTCCGATTATGTGATTCCCGGGCTTGACCTGGTGGGAGAAACCGCCCTGCGCATGGCAGGGGAATATTTTTTTGATGTGCTCAACACCCTGTCCGTCACCATTTTGGGCCAGTTCATCTCCATTGCCATGGCCTTTACCGTGGGAATTCTGGGCAGAAAATCTTCCTGGGCAGGATCTTTTATCAAGGTCATGGCCTATAATATCCAGGCCTATCCCATTGTGGCCCTGGCCCCGATTATCTTTATTCTTCTGGGGGATGGATTCTTATCCAGGCTTCTCATTGCCTCCATGATCTGTTATTTTCCTTTGCTGCTCTCTGTTCTGGGAATCATGGCCTCGCCCATCAAGGATATCGAACATTTTTATATTGCCACAGGCCGGATGCGCTGGCAGCTGGAGGTGAAGATCCGCGCCTTTGAGAATTTGAGCAAGCTGGCCACGGTGATTGCAGGGTCGGCCACCCTGGCCATGGCCGGCACCATTGTGGCTGAATTCATTGCAGCCGATGCCGGCATCGGGTATAGTATCCGTATCGCCCTTTATCAGAGTGATCTGGCAGGCATTCTTGTGGCCCTGTTCATGATCGGCATTGTGATTTCCGTTTACCAGGGCATGCTTGAATCCCTGGGGGAACAGATGAAAACAAAATGGTCCGCACCCAAGGGAGGAGATTTATTATGA